From Anopheles arabiensis isolate DONGOLA chromosome 3, AaraD3, whole genome shotgun sequence, a single genomic window includes:
- the LOC120904086 gene encoding coiled-coil domain-containing protein 43 yields MAAVDEFNSWLSSKLRASKADVSVFGSYITGILEGDENNEEKVEALEGILGAIIETDLEPFINEILDKWNICHSQESAGASKPKLDVEVQLAKLLEGQKLATKVEREYTEEERRIKEQILMQYSQLSESEPDEEDEEGATSSDPKLVKNTNFADVQALAREKREQAKLESQLKKEKDKQDREKQRQLREEKKEKRKTVKGERRR; encoded by the exons ATGGCTGCGGTGGACGAGTTCAACAGTTGGCTTAGCTCGAAGCTGCGAGCATCGAAGGCGGACGTGAGCGTATTCGGTTCCTACATTACCGGCATCCTGGAAGGGGACGAGAACAACGAGGAAAAGGTGGAAGCTCTCGAGGGCATCCTGGGCGCTATCATT GAAACAGATCTGGAACCGTTCATCAACGAAATCCTGGACAAGTGGAACATTTGCCACAGCCAAGAGTCGGCCGGCGCGTCGAAACCCAAACTAGACGTGGAGGTGCAATTAGCCAAGCTATTGGAGGGACAAAAGCTAGCGACTAAAGTCGAACGAGAGTACACCGAGGAAGAACGACGGATCAAGGAACAGATACTTATGCAATACAGTCAG CTCTCTGAAAGTGAACCAGACGAAGAGGACGAGGAAGGGGCGACCAGTTCCGATCCGAAGCTGGTGAAAAATACAAACTTTGCCGACGTGCAGGCACTGGCCCGGGAAAAGCGGGAACAGGCGAAGCTAGAAAGTCAGTTGAAAAAGGAGAAGGACAAACAGGACCGGGAGAAGCAGCGCCAGCTGCGCgaggagaaaaaggaaaagcgcaAAACCGTTAAGGGCGAACGCCGGCGGTAG